In a genomic window of Streptomyces sp. NBC_01231:
- a CDS encoding glycerol-3-phosphate dehydrogenase/oxidase, translated as MSPTRSPASGPVAPSSGSSSLSAARRSRELTATVDGPVVDVLVVGLGATGAGAALDAAARGLSVVAVDAHDLAFGTSRWSSKLIHGGLRYLASAQVDVAHESAVERGVLMERTAPHLVGAQPFVLPLTALVSRGQAALAWAGLRAGDTLRLTAGTARATLPAPRRLSAVEARHLAPALRADGLRGGLLSWDGRLTDDARLVTALARTAAAHGARVLTRVRALELTGSGARIRDELTGQEGHIRARAVINASGVWAGDLVDGVRIRPSRGTHLVLRSEHLGPLPAGLHIPVPGESNRFVLVLPQGDGRVYVGLTDEPVEGELPDVPEAPESDIGFLLDVLGSVLDVPVHREDVAGAFAGLRPLLDTSTAAGTAAGTADISRRHAVLTAPDGVVTVVGGKLTTYRRMAEDAVDAAVTARRLTAGPSSTASLPLVGAASPHVLGSVRAPRRLVRRYGTEAAAVHALGASDTRLREPVVPGHPVTRAELLWAVRHEGALDAADLLDRRTRIGLVPDDRAAALAVVPEVLGEELGAESRELGTSTGAGTGAGTEPGEVWGGSQVERG; from the coding sequence ATGAGCCCGACCCGCAGCCCGGCATCCGGGCCGGTGGCCCCGTCGTCAGGATCGTCGTCGCTCTCCGCCGCCCGGCGTTCGCGGGAACTGACCGCGACCGTGGACGGGCCCGTGGTGGACGTCCTGGTCGTCGGTCTCGGCGCGACCGGTGCCGGAGCCGCTCTGGACGCCGCCGCCCGCGGCCTGAGCGTCGTCGCCGTGGACGCGCACGACCTCGCGTTCGGCACCTCCCGCTGGAGCTCCAAGCTCATCCACGGCGGGCTGCGGTACCTCGCCTCCGCGCAGGTGGACGTGGCGCACGAGAGCGCCGTCGAACGCGGGGTGCTGATGGAGCGCACCGCGCCCCACCTGGTCGGCGCCCAGCCGTTCGTGCTGCCGCTGACCGCGCTGGTCTCGCGCGGCCAGGCCGCCCTGGCATGGGCCGGTCTGCGCGCCGGGGACACCCTGCGGCTGACGGCCGGCACGGCCCGGGCCACCCTGCCCGCGCCGCGTCGGCTGTCCGCGGTGGAGGCCCGCCACCTGGCTCCGGCGCTGCGCGCCGACGGTCTGCGCGGCGGCCTGCTGTCCTGGGACGGCCGGCTCACCGACGACGCCCGCCTGGTGACCGCGCTGGCCCGCACCGCCGCCGCCCACGGCGCCCGCGTCCTGACCCGGGTCCGGGCCCTGGAGCTCACCGGCTCCGGCGCCCGGATACGGGACGAACTCACAGGCCAGGAGGGGCACATCCGGGCGCGGGCAGTGATCAACGCCTCCGGTGTGTGGGCGGGGGACCTGGTCGACGGCGTCCGCATACGACCGTCCCGCGGCACCCATCTGGTCCTGCGCTCGGAGCATCTCGGCCCCTTGCCGGCGGGGCTGCACATCCCGGTCCCCGGGGAGAGCAACCGCTTCGTCCTGGTCCTGCCCCAGGGCGACGGCCGGGTCTACGTCGGGCTCACCGACGAACCCGTCGAGGGCGAGCTCCCGGATGTGCCCGAAGCCCCGGAGTCCGACATCGGGTTCCTCCTCGACGTCCTCGGCTCGGTCCTGGACGTGCCCGTCCACCGCGAGGACGTCGCAGGGGCGTTCGCCGGTCTGCGCCCGCTGCTGGACACGTCGACGGCGGCCGGGACGGCGGCCGGGACCGCCGACATCTCCCGCCGGCACGCGGTGCTGACCGCACCGGACGGCGTGGTCACCGTGGTCGGCGGCAAGCTCACCACCTATCGGCGGATGGCCGAGGACGCCGTCGACGCCGCCGTCACCGCCCGCCGCCTCACGGCCGGCCCGTCCTCCACCGCCTCGCTGCCACTCGTCGGCGCCGCGTCACCGCACGTCCTCGGCAGCGTGCGGGCGCCACGGCGCCTGGTGCGGCGCTACGGCACCGAGGCCGCGGCCGTCCACGCGCTCGGGGCGAGCGACACCCGCCTGCGCGAGCCCGTGGTGCCGGGGCACCCCGTCACCCGCGCCGAACTGCTGTGGGCGGTACGCCACGAGGGGGCGCTCGACGCCGCCGACCTGCTCGACCGGCGTACCCGCATCGGGCTGGTGCCGGACGACCGTGCGGCGGCGCTGGCGGTGGTGCCGGAGGTCCTGGGCGAGGAACTCGGTGCGGAATCGCGTGAGTTGGGGACAAGCACGGGCGCGGGCACGGGAGCGGGCACGGAACCAGGTGAGGTCTGGGGTGGGTCTCAGGTCGAGCGGGGGTGA
- a CDS encoding methyltransferase domain-containing protein yields MTHIHPTEAAEFWEARYQGNDRVWSGRPNPLLVREVAGLAPGTALDLGCGEGADAVWLASSGWRVTGADISPTALERAAGHAAEAGVGDRVRWERHELGVTFPEGAFDLVSAQFLQSPVPMDQDGVLRRAAEAVAPGGTLLIVMHAGWPSWQEEPPFDVEFPTPTGVLAALALPEGEWSVETVDTVRKPSVSPEGIEGFRYDNVWRIRRTGH; encoded by the coding sequence ATGACCCACATCCACCCGACGGAGGCCGCCGAGTTCTGGGAGGCCCGCTATCAGGGCAACGACCGTGTCTGGAGCGGTCGGCCCAATCCGCTGCTCGTGCGGGAGGTGGCCGGCCTCGCGCCCGGCACCGCGCTCGACCTGGGATGCGGCGAGGGAGCGGACGCGGTGTGGCTGGCCTCGAGCGGCTGGCGGGTCACGGGGGCCGACATCTCCCCTACGGCCCTGGAACGCGCGGCCGGGCACGCCGCCGAGGCCGGAGTCGGCGACCGCGTCCGGTGGGAGCGGCACGAGTTGGGCGTGACGTTTCCGGAGGGGGCCTTCGACCTGGTCAGCGCGCAGTTCCTGCAGTCCCCGGTGCCCATGGACCAGGACGGAGTCCTGCGGCGGGCCGCCGAAGCGGTGGCGCCCGGTGGCACGCTCCTGATCGTGATGCACGCGGGCTGGCCGTCGTGGCAGGAGGAGCCGCCCTTCGACGTGGAGTTCCCCACGCCTACGGGCGTGCTCGCGGCGCTCGCGCTGCCGGAGGGGGAGTGGTCCGTCGAGACCGTGGACACGGTGCGCAAGCCGAGCGTCTCCCCCGAGGGGATCGAAGGCTTCCGCTACGACAACGTGTGGCGGATCCGGCGCACTGGACACTGA
- a CDS encoding lysozyme yields the protein MESVRISITAALSRSRLLVAATLLAAACVPLAPSAVSAAPSPSPVRGSAFMGMGVVAHDGRHGGPPTGTRATQTEGVDVASYQGNVSWPTLWTSGVRWAYAKASEGTYYRNPYFSQQYGGSYNQGMIHGAYHFATPDTTGGATQADYFVDHGGNWSQDDKTLPGALDIEWNPYGDACYGKTPSAMVTWIRNFLNRYKARTGRAAVIYTATTWWAECTGNYGGFAANPLWIARYASTAGTLPAGWTKYTMWQYTSTGPTVGDHDKFNGTAAKLRALAHG from the coding sequence ATGGAGAGCGTGCGAATATCCATCACCGCGGCCCTGAGCCGCTCCCGTCTGCTCGTGGCCGCCACTCTGCTCGCCGCCGCCTGCGTCCCGCTCGCCCCGTCCGCGGTCTCAGCCGCTCCGTCTCCCTCGCCCGTCCGCGGTTCCGCCTTCATGGGCATGGGGGTCGTGGCCCACGACGGGCGACACGGCGGTCCACCCACCGGAACCCGCGCCACCCAGACAGAGGGTGTGGACGTGGCCAGCTACCAGGGCAACGTGTCCTGGCCGACGCTGTGGACCAGCGGAGTGCGCTGGGCCTACGCCAAGGCATCCGAGGGGACCTACTACCGGAACCCCTACTTCAGCCAGCAGTACGGCGGCTCGTACAACCAAGGCATGATCCACGGGGCGTACCACTTCGCGACCCCGGACACCACCGGCGGTGCCACCCAGGCCGACTACTTCGTCGACCACGGCGGCAACTGGTCCCAGGACGACAAAACCCTGCCCGGCGCACTCGACATCGAGTGGAACCCGTACGGCGACGCCTGCTACGGCAAGACCCCGAGCGCGATGGTCACCTGGATCCGCAACTTCCTGAACCGGTACAAGGCGCGAACGGGCCGGGCCGCCGTGATCTACACGGCCACCACCTGGTGGGCCGAATGCACCGGCAACTACGGCGGGTTCGCCGCCAACCCGCTGTGGATCGCCCGCTACGCCTCGACCGCGGGCACCCTGCCGGCCGGCTGGACCAAGTACACGATGTGGCAGTACACCTCCACCGGGCCGACGGTCGGCGACCACGACAAGTTCAACGGCACGGCCGCGAAGCTCCGGGCGCTCGCCCATGGCTGA
- a CDS encoding DoxX family protein codes for MSLLRRAGRPLLASMFVAGGLNSVREPKEVAPVAEPVVRPVTERVSALPDRTDRVVRLNGAVQVVAGVLLGMGRVPRPAALAIAATLVPTTLAAHRFWETEDPDERAQQRIHFLKNLSMLGGLLIAADDTAGRPSLWWRGRHSAHGLRREAHLVRRSVRATTRPAAAAARVRAKLPA; via the coding sequence ATGAGTCTCCTACGCCGGGCCGGCCGCCCCCTGCTCGCTTCCATGTTCGTCGCCGGCGGCCTGAACTCCGTTCGTGAACCCAAGGAGGTGGCCCCGGTCGCCGAGCCCGTCGTGCGTCCGGTCACCGAACGCGTCTCCGCGCTGCCCGACCGCACGGACCGGGTCGTACGGCTCAATGGTGCCGTTCAGGTGGTGGCGGGCGTCCTGCTCGGCATGGGACGTGTCCCGCGGCCGGCGGCCCTGGCCATCGCCGCCACCCTCGTGCCCACGACGCTTGCGGCCCACCGATTCTGGGAGACGGAGGACCCGGACGAACGCGCCCAGCAGCGCATCCACTTCCTGAAGAACCTCTCGATGCTCGGCGGCCTGCTCATCGCGGCCGACGACACGGCCGGCCGTCCCTCCCTGTGGTGGCGCGGCCGTCACTCCGCGCACGGCCTGCGCCGTGAGGCCCACCTGGTGCGCCGCTCGGTCCGCGCCACGACACGGCCCGCCGCCGCGGCCGCCCGTGTACGCGCCAAACTGCCCGCCTGA
- a CDS encoding hemerythrin domain-containing protein produces MGHGGNVIDELMTDHREVEDIFGKIEALPSGDKNRKVYADQATMELVRHSVAEEAYLYPAVREHLVNGNAMADREIEDHSKAEQIMKDLESREAGDPEFDRLIGMLMSEIRSHLADEEENLFPQLRVACPAEALDDLGEKVHMAKKVAPTRPHPAAPDTPPANKMLAPGVGLVDRLRDALTGRGKFD; encoded by the coding sequence ATGGGTCACGGAGGAAACGTCATCGACGAGCTGATGACCGATCACCGAGAGGTCGAGGACATCTTCGGCAAGATCGAGGCGCTGCCGTCGGGCGACAAGAACCGCAAGGTGTACGCGGACCAGGCCACCATGGAGCTGGTGCGGCACTCGGTGGCCGAGGAGGCCTACCTGTACCCCGCGGTGCGGGAGCACCTGGTGAACGGGAACGCCATGGCGGACCGGGAGATCGAGGACCACTCCAAGGCCGAGCAGATCATGAAGGACCTGGAGAGCCGCGAGGCGGGCGACCCCGAGTTCGACCGGCTCATCGGGATGCTGATGAGTGAGATCCGCTCCCATCTGGCCGACGAGGAGGAGAACCTGTTCCCCCAGCTGCGGGTGGCGTGCCCGGCGGAGGCGCTGGACGACCTCGGCGAGAAGGTGCACATGGCGAAGAAGGTGGCCCCGACCCGCCCCCACCCCGCGGCCCCGGACACTCCTCCGGCGAACAAGATGCTGGCACCGGGAGTCGGCCTCGTCGACCGTCTGCGCGACGCCCTCACGGGACGCGGCAAGTTCGACTGA